The following coding sequences are from one Peromyscus eremicus chromosome X, PerEre_H2_v1, whole genome shotgun sequence window:
- the LOC131899275 gene encoding E3 ubiquitin-protein ligase RING2-like: protein MEGPEDNSTKSLAQPNLRREEPQAVSEATMSQAVQTNEAQLVGETSEQGLQELQGRSQKETTNDLQIVASNGDEYNNFRCPICLDTLKNTRITKSCFHRFCKDCIITALRRGNKECPVCRRKLISKRSLDSDPQFDALIMKMHSSCNEKDASQEKTLSRKKYKTQQALSVNIEKGKEMDTINSVQQGEEKQIETSTGWKSNHDSSPCNNTSSHSSDEAGPSNKKAKTSGLEHDSTDAIVTYDAVTDGASELESSLHPTLTGKDDPAQTGLTKTSGELEKPRI from the coding sequence ATGGAGGGACCAGAGGATAACAGTACAAAATCCCTAGCTCAGCCCAATCTGAGAAGAGAGGAGCCTCAGGCTGTGTCAGAAGCCACAATGTCACAGGCAGTTCAGACAAATGAAGCACAACTAGTAGGGGAAACATCAGAACAGGGTTTACAGGAATTACAAGGAAGATCTCAGAAGGAAACTACAAATGATTTGCAAATTGTGGCTTCAAATGGTGATGAGTATAATAATTTTAGGTGTCCAATTTGCCTGGATACATTGAAAAACACCAGGATTACAAAATCCTGTTTCCATCGGTTTTGTAAAGATTGCATCATCACAGCTCTTAGACGTGGCAACAAAGAATGTCCTGTCTGCAGGAGAAAACTAATTTCGAAAAGGTCATTAGATTCAGACCCTCAATTTGATGCACTCATCATGAAAATGCATTCAAGTTGTAATGAAAAGGATGCTTCTCAAGAGAAAACATTAAGCAGGAAGAAGTATAAAACTCAGCAAGCACTCAGTGTCAACATtgaaaagggaaaggagatgGACACCATCAACAGTGTCCAGCAAGGAGAGGAGAAACAGATTGAAACTAGTACTGGATGGAAAAGTAATCATGATAGTTCACCCTGCaataatacatcttcacacagcagTGACGAAGCAGGTCCCAGTAACAAAAAGGCCAAAACCTCTGGGCTTGAACATGATAGTACGGATGCAATAGTGACCTATGATGCAGTGACCGATGGGGCTAGTGAACTTGAATCCAGTCTTCATCCAACACTTACAGGAAAAGATGACCCTGCACAGACAGGATTAACAAAGACCTCAG